In Paenibacillus phoenicis, one genomic interval encodes:
- the lipA gene encoding lipoyl synthase has product MAKQIQEPKPDWIRIKLTTGDNYQDIKQMMRSKTLHTVCEEARCPNIYECWANRTATFMILGDICTRACRFCAVNTGMPTELDLQEPQRVAEAAEQMNLRHCVVTSVARDDLKDGGASIFAGTIKAIRERLPFCSVEVLIPDFQGDEEALRIVMDAKPDILNHNIETVERLSDRVRAKAKYRRSLELLRRAKEMRPEIPTKSSIMLGVGEEWDEILQAMDDLRAVDCDILTIGQYLQPTPQHLRVEKYYKPEQFAELKEEGMKRGFSHVESGPLVRSSYHAHEQVQSAKKQASVPVLP; this is encoded by the coding sequence TTGGCTAAACAAATCCAGGAACCGAAACCGGATTGGATTCGTATCAAATTGACGACAGGTGACAACTATCAAGACATCAAGCAGATGATGCGCTCCAAAACTTTGCATACCGTTTGCGAAGAAGCGCGTTGTCCGAATATATATGAGTGCTGGGCCAACCGGACGGCAACGTTTATGATTTTAGGCGATATCTGTACGCGGGCATGCCGCTTCTGTGCGGTAAATACCGGGATGCCAACTGAGCTCGATTTGCAGGAGCCGCAGCGCGTGGCTGAAGCAGCGGAGCAGATGAATTTGCGACACTGCGTTGTGACCAGCGTAGCCCGGGACGATTTGAAGGACGGCGGGGCAAGCATTTTTGCCGGGACGATTAAGGCGATCCGGGAACGCTTGCCGTTCTGCAGCGTAGAAGTGCTTATTCCAGATTTTCAGGGGGATGAGGAAGCGCTGCGGATCGTGATGGATGCGAAGCCGGATATTCTGAACCACAACATCGAAACGGTGGAACGGTTATCTGACCGCGTTCGCGCGAAGGCGAAATACCGCCGCTCCTTGGAGCTGCTCCGGCGGGCGAAGGAGATGCGGCCGGAGATTCCAACGAAGTCCAGCATTATGCTGGGTGTCGGGGAAGAGTGGGACGAGATTTTGCAGGCGATGGACGATCTGCGGGCCGTGGACTGCGATATTTTGACGATCGGGCAATATTTGCAGCCTACTCCGCAGCACCTGCGCGTAGAGAAGTATTATAAGCCTGAACAGTTTGCAGAGCTGAAGGAAGAAGGCATGAAGCGCGGCTTCAGCCACGTGGAATCCGGCCCGCTCGTGCGCAGCTCGTATCACGCGCATGAACAGGTCCAATCGGCCAAGAAACAAGCCAGCGTACCCGTTTTGCCGTAA
- a CDS encoding M23 family metallopeptidase: MKSQRFARGKALWCIACVMLITSFWPISGIGAAEANAPGTAEKAVVSVYQQRRTLYEEMELLTNVPWYWLSAVDQYERTITPRKEQQQEQRVTGFRFKEAFWTGPLNPDPEDRNPATIELFGGVGKDATADGAADPKNDRDALYTLASYLTSFGYQDEDFRIALWRYYQNDAAVERIRQFAKMYKHWGKLDLTDSAFPLPLRSSYTYRDTWGDRRGWGGLRIHEGTDIFAPMGVTVRSVCYGIVETKGWNPYGGWRIGIRDIQNRYHYYAHLQGYEKGIEVGHFVEPGQTIGWVGSSGYGPPGTSGKFPPHLHYGIYRDTGSTEWAFDPYPLLKKWEQAERSKKNKRATK; the protein is encoded by the coding sequence TTGAAGTCTCAACGGTTTGCCCGCGGCAAAGCGCTCTGGTGCATCGCCTGCGTGATGCTGATTACCTCATTTTGGCCGATATCCGGCATAGGCGCTGCAGAGGCGAACGCTCCAGGAACAGCAGAGAAGGCGGTAGTCAGCGTATATCAGCAACGACGCACCTTGTACGAAGAAATGGAGTTGTTGACGAATGTTCCCTGGTATTGGCTTTCGGCTGTGGATCAATATGAACGCACCATCACGCCGCGTAAGGAACAACAGCAAGAGCAGCGCGTAACCGGATTTCGCTTCAAGGAAGCGTTCTGGACTGGGCCGCTGAATCCCGATCCCGAGGACCGGAATCCAGCCACCATCGAACTGTTTGGCGGCGTCGGGAAAGACGCCACCGCAGATGGCGCGGCCGATCCGAAGAACGATCGAGACGCCTTGTACACCTTGGCTTCTTACTTAACCAGCTTTGGCTATCAAGATGAGGATTTCCGCATCGCCTTATGGCGTTATTATCAAAATGATGCTGCCGTCGAACGGATTCGCCAATTCGCGAAAATGTACAAGCACTGGGGCAAGCTGGACTTAACGGACAGCGCCTTTCCGCTTCCGCTGCGCAGTTCCTATACCTATCGCGATACCTGGGGAGATCGGCGCGGCTGGGGCGGCCTCCGAATCCATGAGGGAACGGATATTTTTGCCCCGATGGGCGTCACGGTACGCAGCGTCTGCTACGGGATTGTGGAAACAAAAGGTTGGAACCCCTACGGGGGCTGGCGCATCGGTATCCGGGATATCCAAAACCGATACCACTATTATGCGCATCTGCAAGGTTATGAGAAAGGAATCGAGGTCGGTCATTTCGTCGAACCCGGGCAAACGATCGGCTGGGTCGGTAGCAGCGGATATGGCCCGCCAGGAACGTCGGGAAAATTCCCGCCGCATCTGCATTACGGAATCTATCGGGATACGGGAAGCACGGAATGGGCATTTGATCCTTACCCTCTGCTGAAGAAATGGGAGCAAGCCGAACGTTCCAAAAAAAATAAAAGGGCGACCAAATAA
- the yunB gene encoding sporulation protein YunB produces the protein MRIRRRRGWRSRTRRPKHRRTIWIVLVIITVIGLVQFVQYVERRMTGPIIHLAQIRVKQIATESINDAITAQVANQQQVEELIDWKMGDNGKITGFMLNYSAHMKVTSETIQTVRHTLVEVARLSESIPLGQALGSPILASFGPSIPIKIEPKGDVKVDLNTRQQDAGINMILVEVYLRVKTELAVVVPFDMESQTVETEIPVSYLLVVGDVPMYYYDSKGNPVGEGQANAPNIALPVLPGDKDTTEPLTKDKAVLPDGTGGTGDSNSAGNTEAGNKGSSSEESESSETSDAGGHE, from the coding sequence ATGCGGATACGACGACGACGCGGATGGCGAAGCCGAACAAGGCGGCCGAAGCATAGACGGACGATTTGGATCGTTCTTGTGATCATCACGGTGATCGGCTTGGTGCAATTTGTGCAGTATGTCGAACGCCGGATGACAGGGCCGATCATTCATCTGGCGCAAATTCGAGTGAAACAAATCGCTACGGAATCCATTAACGACGCCATCACCGCGCAGGTGGCGAATCAACAACAGGTCGAAGAATTGATCGATTGGAAGATGGGCGATAACGGGAAAATTACCGGGTTTATGCTCAACTACTCGGCCCATATGAAGGTGACGTCTGAAACGATTCAAACGGTGCGGCATACGCTGGTGGAAGTCGCCCGATTATCGGAATCCATCCCGCTGGGGCAAGCTCTCGGCAGTCCGATCCTGGCTTCCTTTGGTCCCAGCATCCCGATCAAAATCGAGCCCAAAGGGGATGTGAAGGTTGACCTGAATACCCGGCAACAGGATGCCGGGATTAATATGATTCTTGTCGAAGTGTACCTACGGGTAAAAACGGAGCTGGCCGTAGTCGTCCCGTTTGACATGGAGTCGCAGACGGTCGAAACGGAAATCCCGGTGTCCTACCTGCTTGTGGTCGGAGATGTGCCGATGTACTACTATGACAGTAAGGGCAACCCGGTTGGTGAAGGCCAGGCAAATGCACCCAACATTGCGCTTCCGGTGCTGCCCGGTGACAAGGATACGACCGAGCCGCTAACAAAGGATAAAGCGGTTTTGCCGGATGGAACTGGAGGAACAGGGGATTCCAATTCCGCTGGGAATACAGAGGCCGGGAACAAGGGATCAAGCTCGGAGGAGTCGGAAAGCTCAGAGACATCCGATGCGGGGGGACATGAATAA
- a CDS encoding sugar phosphate isomerase/epimerase family protein, whose protein sequence is MKLGVFTVIFQDLPFEDMLDRVKSYGIEAVEIGTGGYPGSAHLNADLLLTDERKRDRFLAAIQERGLTISALSCHGNPLHPNKELAREYHEAWRKTVLLASKLGVDTVVGFSGCPGDSPDAKRPNWVTCAWPPEYLETLEWQWQKVAIPYWKDEERFARSHSVKIALEMHPGFLVYNPETCLKLREHTGPNLGANLDPSHLLWQGIDVAEAIRILAEQDALFYVHAKDTNLSSRNVARNGVLDTKPYTDWLNRSWTFRSVGWGHDASVWKEIVSTLRMAGYDNVISIEHEDGLASVHEGLSKAVGFLKECMLTEPPVDAWWA, encoded by the coding sequence ATGAAGTTAGGCGTGTTTACCGTTATATTTCAAGATTTGCCGTTCGAGGATATGCTCGACCGGGTGAAGAGCTACGGTATTGAAGCGGTTGAAATCGGTACAGGAGGATATCCGGGCAGCGCTCACTTGAATGCCGATCTGCTATTGACCGACGAGCGCAAGAGAGATCGGTTTTTGGCCGCGATTCAAGAGAGAGGGCTGACGATCTCGGCGCTTAGTTGCCACGGCAACCCGCTCCATCCGAATAAGGAGCTCGCCCGGGAGTACCACGAAGCTTGGAGGAAAACGGTTCTGCTCGCTTCCAAGCTGGGAGTGGACACGGTGGTCGGATTTTCAGGATGTCCGGGCGATTCGCCGGATGCCAAGCGGCCAAACTGGGTCACCTGCGCGTGGCCGCCTGAATATTTGGAAACGTTGGAATGGCAGTGGCAGAAGGTTGCCATCCCCTATTGGAAAGATGAAGAGCGGTTTGCCAGAAGCCACAGCGTAAAAATCGCTCTGGAAATGCATCCCGGATTCCTGGTGTACAATCCGGAAACTTGCCTTAAATTGCGCGAGCATACCGGCCCCAACCTCGGAGCGAACCTCGACCCGAGCCATTTGTTATGGCAGGGCATCGATGTTGCGGAAGCGATTCGGATTCTGGCGGAGCAGGACGCCTTATTTTATGTTCATGCGAAGGATACGAACCTGTCTTCGAGGAATGTGGCCCGTAACGGCGTGCTGGACACCAAACCTTATACCGATTGGCTGAACCGTTCCTGGACTTTCCGCAGCGTAGGCTGGGGTCATGACGCGTCGGTCTGGAAAGAAATCGTCAGCACGCTAAGAATGGCAGGCTACGATAACGTCATCAGCATCGAGCATGAAGACGGATTGGCTTCGGTGCATGAGGGACTCTCCAAAGCGGTGGGATTTTTAAAAGAATGCATGCTCACCGAACCTCCTGTTGATGCTTGGTGGGCTTAA
- a CDS encoding sugar phosphate isomerase/epimerase family protein codes for MKGISFNTWTYSGFPVWVPSYPLEEAIRRIASFGYDGIEIGCASPHAWPETVTKERRADILKLLKAENLKVSSMLPAPGGGPGNNPSSPIAEERRYTINHYKDVLRLAHDWECPTVMYIAGWVVYGTPQSDAWNYSLEGLVEIGNYAKELGITIVVEPTPADSNLIETADDALLLSEQSGLSNVKVMFDTFHALYRNEVASDYVYRMADKLHHVHLADSDRLPPGQGRCDFTEVFKALKAINYDGYLSMEVGFHTRQAEPDWYAKTSIEYVRAKLKELDWE; via the coding sequence ATGAAAGGCATCTCATTCAACACTTGGACGTACAGCGGGTTCCCGGTATGGGTTCCTTCTTACCCGCTGGAAGAGGCGATCCGCAGAATCGCTTCCTTCGGTTATGACGGCATTGAAATCGGCTGCGCCAGCCCGCATGCCTGGCCTGAGACGGTGACGAAGGAACGCCGCGCCGACATTCTGAAGCTTCTCAAAGCGGAGAATCTGAAGGTATCGTCGATGCTGCCCGCTCCGGGGGGCGGGCCCGGCAACAATCCAAGCTCGCCGATCGCGGAGGAGCGCCGGTACACGATCAATCATTACAAGGATGTGCTTCGTTTAGCCCATGATTGGGAATGTCCTACCGTCATGTACATTGCCGGTTGGGTCGTGTACGGCACGCCGCAGTCGGACGCCTGGAATTACAGCCTGGAGGGGCTCGTCGAAATCGGCAACTATGCGAAGGAGCTCGGCATTACGATCGTTGTCGAACCGACGCCGGCGGACAGCAATCTAATCGAAACCGCCGACGATGCGCTGCTGCTAAGCGAACAGTCGGGCCTGTCCAACGTCAAAGTCATGTTCGACACCTTCCATGCCCTGTACCGCAACGAAGTGGCAAGCGATTATGTGTACCGGATGGCGGACAAGCTGCATCATGTGCATCTGGCGGACAGCGACCGCCTGCCTCCGGGACAAGGACGCTGCGACTTTACGGAAGTCTTCAAAGCGCTCAAAGCGATCAATTACGACGGTTACCTTTCCATGGAAGTCGGGTTCCATACGCGGCAGGCGGAGCCGGACTGGTATGCGAAAACTTCCATCGAATATGTGAGAGCGAAATTGAAGGAACTGGATTGGGAGTAG
- a CDS encoding zinc-dependent alcohol dehydrogenase family protein, which yields MSTTMKAVSFPGNKAVEIREVPIPAPGPREVLIQMKASAICRSDMSLYYGNKGVVGQGNTGAVYPGHEPAGKIVQTGEGVERFKPGDRVAVYLAVGCGECQFCKSGYKMFCKEWKCIGFDRHGGDADYIAVPEDNCMRIPDGMSYVTAAVSTDAVGTLYHAQKRLAVSGRDTIVIFGLGPMGGAGVMVAKGLGATVIAVDMLDERLEIAKELGADYTINAKENVLERLLEITGGRGIDAGIDCSGNPVAQNTILDSLRPHGRAAFIGEGKEVTIKPSEQLIRKQITVMGSWYFPIFEYDEIAKFIQDKRLPVEKLVSHTFKIEEAETAFRMFDERKTEKAVFVWE from the coding sequence ATGAGTACGACGATGAAAGCGGTCAGTTTTCCGGGGAACAAAGCGGTGGAGATCAGGGAGGTGCCGATTCCGGCTCCGGGCCCGAGAGAAGTGCTGATCCAAATGAAGGCGTCGGCGATTTGCCGCAGCGACATGAGCTTGTATTACGGGAACAAAGGCGTCGTCGGGCAAGGCAATACCGGAGCCGTGTATCCGGGCCATGAGCCGGCCGGAAAAATCGTACAGACAGGTGAGGGCGTTGAGCGCTTCAAGCCCGGCGACCGGGTAGCGGTCTATCTGGCGGTCGGCTGCGGCGAATGCCAGTTCTGCAAGAGCGGCTATAAAATGTTCTGTAAAGAATGGAAGTGCATCGGGTTTGACCGGCATGGCGGGGACGCCGACTACATCGCTGTACCGGAGGACAACTGCATGAGAATTCCGGACGGCATGAGCTATGTTACGGCCGCGGTGTCCACGGATGCCGTAGGCACCCTGTACCATGCCCAGAAAAGACTGGCCGTCAGCGGCCGCGACACCATTGTGATCTTTGGCCTCGGTCCGATGGGCGGCGCTGGCGTCATGGTGGCTAAAGGGCTGGGAGCGACGGTGATTGCCGTGGATATGCTGGACGAGCGCCTGGAGATCGCCAAAGAGCTCGGCGCGGACTATACGATTAACGCCAAGGAAAATGTATTGGAGCGTCTGTTGGAGATCACGGGCGGACGCGGCATCGACGCAGGCATCGACTGCTCCGGCAATCCGGTTGCGCAAAATACGATTCTGGACAGCCTTCGCCCGCACGGCCGAGCCGCCTTTATTGGAGAGGGCAAAGAAGTAACGATCAAGCCGAGCGAGCAATTGATCCGTAAACAGATAACGGTGATGGGCTCCTGGTATTTCCCGATTTTCGAATATGACGAGATCGCTAAGTTTATTCAGGATAAGCGTCTGCCGGTGGAAAAGCTGGTATCGCACACCTTCAAGATCGAGGAGGCGGAAACGGCGTTCCGGATGTTCGATGAGAGAAAAACGGAAAAAGCCGTGTTCGTCTGGGAATAA